The following nucleotide sequence is from Podospora bellae-mahoneyi strain CBS 112042 chromosome 1 map unlocalized CBS112042p_1, whole genome shotgun sequence.
GCCTGGACGGCGGCTCAGGACCGGGTCTAGCACTCCCCGCCAACCCGGTGAACCAATCCCGATGTGACCTGTGAACTTGTTGAGCCTGGGCACCGCCTCCCAGACCCAATCTGTTGATCGGGCACGGTTCTAGATGCAGATAATTATCCCCAGCCCTAGTCTTGCGTGAGTGCCGAACCCTACCGCGCGTGGGTTTGGCCACCCACAAGCCTTGAATAGCAGATCTGCGGCCCCCTCGCCCATCTGGGTTCGCGAGAGGGCCACACCGTTGCCTGAATGGGGTTCCAGGAGGAGCTTTTGGTTCCACGGGCTCACCCACGTCTCTGGCCAAGAAAATGGGCACCGCAGTACACCTTGAGCAAGTTAGCTTTGACaggtgttgttgggaagAGATTGAGAACCATAGACACATTTCGCCGCCGTGCTCTCCCAGCATTACGCATTACGCCACCGAACATAATCCCCCCGTTATTCTATCGCACGACGAAACAACTGCGCAGATATCACCTGTTCACGGAACTCTGGCGTGTCTGTCTGTCATAACAGCTTCGGGCTACTACCGTGTGAAGTTAGTTTAAAAGGTTCATCCGACATCATCCACTAACTGGTCCTGACTTCTGAGCCTTGCTGCCCACACCACTGGACCGGATCGCTGTTTTGTTCGCGGTGTCTCTCCAGTTGGGAGGATCTCGTTCTGTCTCGCCTCCACGCGCTACTTCCCTGTCTCCTGCTCTTGCAGATGAACGACCCGCCGCATCGTTAGACCCGGACGAAACATACCGGGCATTTTCCCCGCCAGATTTGTGTGTCCAACCCATTGGAGCAGCCCTACCGAGTGCTATCGTATCGTGGCGAAGAGTTTACTGGCTGTGCCTACCTAGCTTGGTATCGACCCTATCTTGATATCGTCTGCCCGGTGGACTTGCCTCGGCGTTCGATTTTTCTCATTCTGGCTTTCTGACCTTGCCATCAAGCTGTCAAAGCTGGGTTTTAAAAGAAATCAAGCTGAAGCTGTGCATCACCCAAGAGCCTACCCAAAAGTATGACACCCCTGTACCCGAACCTCTCTCGCCCTTGCATTTGACGCTTAACCACGGCgatctccctcccaaaagaTTGGGATTCTGTCAGGTTCGAGAAGCCCTCTACACCCCCCTCGCACTCTTCCCACCAGAGACATCATTTGGGTCGTGTGAGTGTTGTTGAGAGACTGCTTTCTTGCCATAATCTGCACCCTACAACACAGAAAAAGCAGGAGAGCTGAGCAGGTCTCTGGGTGGCGGTATCCCAAATAGACTCTTGAAGCTGGGTTTGATAGCCTTTGGCATCCCAATGGGAGATACACCACTCCAGCACGGCGCTCCAACAGAGTTCCTCGGAAAAGACGCCCCTCCGGGAACGCTTTCGGTCTCATCCTCAAGTCTCGGGCCGGGTCACATCGCTGCTGAGCATCCGTCCGTGTACCCCTCGACAcgccctcagcagcaaccagacGCCGGATCGCAACATGCCTTTGCAACTCAACTCGAAATGACGCATCAACAAAGAACCGGGGGCTTCGATATGAACAGCATGGCCAACGCCCTGCCCCAGCAGGCATACCGACCGGGCCCTTACGGACAAAGCCCACAGAGATATAACGCGCCTGGAATATCATCCCCCGGAACGGCGCCTCAAATCCCTGTCTCTCAATATGGGGCACCGAACGCTATGGGACCGGccgccccttctccccagtATTACATACCACAACCGCATATGGCGGCGCAGTACTACCCGACTCCCCtacccccccagcagccaatGGGTGCTAACATGCCACCTCGGGGAGATGTGAACTACTATGGTAGCCATGTTGTTGTgaaccaacaacatcacccaGGCGCACACTACTATTACCCACCGACCGCACACTTTGCTGGGCAGTCGCCGCATGTAGCAACACAGCTCATGCATGGACAGTATGCGCAATCGAATCTGCACCACCTCGATGCTGGTGCGCAACACCCGCATCTCAACAATCAAGGGGTTCCCATCCATTCCCCGGCCCATCATGGAACGCGTGAGTTGCTTCACTAGTCCCGCACGCAAGTCTCATCTCTAATGCCAAACAATAATAGCCTCGACAGAAAGCCGTCAAAATAATGTTGTTCGCGGTCCTCCCCGAAAGCCGCGCCAGAGTGGTGAGTGTTCTCAAGTCTTCCCGAGTGCTGGTAGACTCAACAAGAACTGACAAAGTCTCCTGAACAGGCCACGCCATATGGATCGGCAACCTACCTCCTCAGACAGAGCTCATGAGCTTGGTTCATCACGTCTGCAAGGAAGCTGATGGACTGGAGTCACTGTTCCTCATCTCGAAAAGTAACTGCGCGTTCGCGAACTTCAAGGACGAACAGTCATGCATCGCGGCGCAACGAAAACTCCACGACTCCAAATTCATGACTGTCAGACTGGTCAGCCGGTTGCGAAAAAGCACGGTAGAAGGACCTGCCGGTATCACGGCACCGACAGGGCCGGCTATCTCGTCAACGCCGACGGTAACAGCGGCTCAGGAACAAGCTGCTACTATTGGAGCCGATTCGGATGAAACAAAAACTCCCGCTTCTTCGACGCCGGCGGCCGCTGCCGATTCGAGTGTAACAAGCCCCAAGGTGGAAAGCGGTTCTTCTCAGAAGGACAGGTTCTTTGTTCTCAAGAGTCTGACggtggaggacttggagcTGAGTGTCAGAACGAATATATGGGCGACTCAGTCGCATAACGAAGAGACCCTCAACAATGCCTTTAAAGTAAGTGTTCTGGCCATGTTCCCAACCTGATTTCGTTATTTCAACGTACAGGACACACCTGGCTAACTGTGTTTCCAAACAGGACTCGGACAACGTCTATCTCGTGTTCTCTGCAAACAAATCTGGCGAATACTTTGGCTACGCCCGCATGACATCTCCCATCAACGACGACCCCGCAGCAGCGATAGAATTTGCACCCAAGGCACAGTCCTCGGCTGATGTTGACCTTCCCAAGGCCATAGCCACCGAAGCCACCGAATTCGCGCCCAAGGGCCGGATTATCGATGACTCTGCCCGCGGCACCATTTTTTGGGAGGCAGACCGCGGAGACCAGACGCCTGATGGCGGGCAAGATGAGGAATCCGGTGGGTCGGTCGGTGGGGACGGTGGAAGTGTCCAAGGTGTTGAACAAGAGAatggggttggtgctgaGTCTAAAGCATGGGGGAAGCCGTTCCGACTGGAGTGGCTGTCAACGGCGAGGCTTCCGTTTTATAAGACTAGGGGACTTAGAAATCCCTGGAACTCCAACAGGGAGGTCAAGATTGCCAGAGACGGAACAGAGCTGGAGCCCTCAGTTGGAAGGAGGCTGATTGGGTTGTTCAACAGGATACAGAGTCCGGCCATGCCTATCATTCCAGGAATGGGGCCAGGGCCAGTGCCTGTGCATGTCCCTGTGTCAACGGCCGGAATCCCGCTGGCAGCCGGTGGCTACCCCATGCCGCCGAAtgtgttgatgaggtgattAATTGGATATGGGTGCTTTGTGTGTCGAGTCTCTTGGAAGGATGCTGCTGGATGGCAAAGACTTGTACGATGGTACCTACTACTAGAGCAGCGACATGCTTCCCTCGTCGTGTATTTTGAATGGCATCTCTATAGTGTACAATCAGCCTTGTTCTATTCATTGCTTGTCTTACCTTCCAGGACATAGTCTGGCATTAATGAGCTCTGCATCAAGCTTGGGTAAAGCTTCCCATGTCTTCTGCCTCAGTGCTTTCTCAGCTAGCTAGTTACACACGGACCACTTAGTGCAGTGTGCACCGAAAGCTGTCGAAGCTTCTAACTGGTTCGGTTGTGGTGTCAAGAGTGGCCCCACCCTTCCCGTCTTGGCAAGAACTGGTGCCGAAACATGGATGCCCTGTCTAGCCGCCGTCAAAGATAACTTGACCTTCAACATCGATATCAGATGATTGTGGTAAcctttggtgttgctgaaggAAGGCGTAACTAAAACATGGTCGTCTGAGTGTGCTCAACCGGCTAGGTAGAACGTGAGAATATGGCGTAAACGCCTCTCGCTCAACAACTGATGACTTTGATGGTGTGAATCACCGCCGGCCTGGCCACATCGGTATCAGAAATAGCCACCGGGTATCTACGCCAAAGTATGACTTCttgaaagagcaaaaagcaTGCAAAATCTAGGTAATTTCCAGTTCTGATTTGTCCATTTGCTAGGCAGTATGAAAGTCTAAAGTTGATTcgcattttttttttggatgagTCGTGGTGGACTTTGGAACCTTCTGGAGCCTTCGCAAGTCAGCCCTCCTTCCTTTTGTTTCAGGCAAGTCGACCTGCGAATGCAGTGTGCGCAGCACATTATGATGCAAACACCTCTTTCCGCAGCGTGTCATGCTTCTGCCCGGAGCATCAGGTCCTTTCTAGAAGCTACAGGTAGCATCAcactcttttctttttgctgtggGCTTGAAGCTTGTGGAAAACGCCATCAGGCTTGACCAAAGCTCCTCTCAAGTATATTAAGCCTTTGAATCTctttcaacctctccaactctTTTCTCCTcagatcaacaacaacaaagcaaagcaaagcaacCACAACAAGCTCTCAGCTCTCAAACGCACTTCAATCTTCCTCGCTCTTCATAACAACTTTCCAATTCTCAcaactcaacaacaacaaccttcAACCACTCTTTAAAAATGTTCTCCCGCAGCTTCTACGGTGCCGACCCCAGCTTCACTcccctcttccgcctccttgACGACTTTGACAACTACTCGCGCGAAGTCCAAGGTAACGgcaacgacaaccaccagAACGGATCCCGCAACTCTCGCCGCGCCATTCgcaccttcacccccaaGTTCGACATCAGCGAGTCGGCCGATGCCTACGAGCTCCACGGCGAGCTCCCTGGCATTGCCCGCGAGGACCTCAGCATCGAGTTTACCGACCCCCAGACCATTGTGATCAAGGGCAAGGTGGAGAGAACCCGCACCGCCGGAACCCCTCCCGCGGGTCTCCTTGAGAACAACGGCCAAGCCAGCAAGGCCATCACCGAGAGCGGCGAGGACCAGCACCCTTCTCACAAGGTCAccgtcgaggatgagaagcccgaggacgagaaggccaccagcaccaccaccgtggCCAAGACCGGCGAGAACAAGGAGGCTGCCACCCACCACAAGAACAAGCAGCCTGAGACCAAGTTCTGGCTCCAGGAGCGCTCGATCGGCGAGTTTAGCCGCACTTTCAGCTTCCCCAGCCGGGTCGAGCTCGACGGTGTCAAGGCTGGCCTCGACAATGGCATCTTGACTGTTGTGGTGCCCAAGGCGAAGAAGCCTCAGGTCCACAAGGTTCCGATCTGCTAGATTCAGTTCTGAGGACTTGCCAAGTGAGAGGCATGGAAGATATGAGTTGCTCGGAGTGATGGAGATGCATGGTGTTATGGAATTGGTACTTATGAGCATTGCTAGGCGTCTTTTGGAAGGTATCGAGTTAAGCACGCACAAGATACGGAGGATTTTACTCGGCACAGTATCGGGTTAGTTAATgggattgtggaggaggatgattgaTCATGCATGAGATTTGGTGCCTGACAGTACATGGTAGTCTCACGGCTTTGGTAGTGAATGAATATAAGTTTTCGTTATAATCTTTTCCCTCGATTGATGTGACTTGGATTGTGATCTGACATGCATGTCTCTCCATGAATTGTTACCGAGAAGAATTGTGCAGCGGTTGAGGTGCAAAGAGCCTGTTCCGGTTCCTATTCATGATTGGCTATCGTGTACACGAAGCGACAGCTTCTCATGAATGGAGGGCAATGCCATCAATTGCGCATTCGCTGACGACATCGGATATGATGTCCTTGGAAGCGTACCAGCTAATAGTGTAACCTCTGTATCTCCAACTGTAAGTAAACAACGTACGTACAATCAGACTGATCACCTTTTCCCCACGAGACAACAAAAATACAGCATTTTTGCAAAAAGATCTCCCAAGATACCATGTCCACCACTGCTATCTCGTTCCGGCTCCCCAAAGCTGCGAGCCAAGGCTTCCAGAACGCTTCTGCTTACGACACCCACCGGCCCTCATACCCTCAAGAAGCCGTCACTTCGTTACTTTCCGCGCTAGGACTGCTGGGCAAGCAAAATACCAAAATCCTCGAGATTGCCGCTGGCACGGGGAAGTTCACCGAGCTGCTTGCCAACCGAGAGGAGGGATTCAACGTGATAGCCGTTGAGCCCCACGGGGACATGAGGGGTCAACTCGCTGGGAAGGGGCTAAAGGGTGTCGATGTGAGGGATGGTCATGCGGGAaggttggcggtggaggatgaggagtgggCGGATGGGTATATTGCTGCGCAGAGCTTTCATTGGTGAGCCTCTCTTTTGTCGCGTCTTAGaagtgagagagagatatTGTTCGGGAACACTGATCAACGCGACGAGGGGACAATAGGTTCGCAAATGAGGAGACGTTGAAGGAAGCTCATCGAGTCTTAAAAAAGGGTCGAGGGTTAGGTGCGATTTGGAATATTGAAGATTGtgagttgatgatgtgtgCTCGATGGCTCGGTTCAGTGAGCTGACAGTCACGGTAACAAAGACAACAAACCCCGTGAGTGGAAGGCAACGACTACGTGGGAGGAGAAACTGAACTCATGGTATGACTTTTCCAGACAGGAAGGAGAAATAGTAGAGCTGATCAATATTAAACAGGATTTATTCTATATCATCCGACGGCCAGCCTCGTTTCCGCGATGGCCAATGGAGAGGTGCCTTGGAGAACCAACAACTATTCGCGCTTCCACTTAGTGAGGAAACCGTGAAATGGACGGTGTGGCTGTCGGAGGGTGCGCTTTGGTCTCGTATCAACACTCTCAGCCAGGTGGCGATACTGGAAGGGTCAGAGAGAGAGGCGGCTGTCAGGGTGTTCAAGGAGGCGCTTCAATCACCAGATGTTGAGAGGAACGAGAAGGGAGAGATTGCTCTTCATGGCGTTACCTACTTTGTGTGgaccaagaagctcgacTCTTGAGATTTCTTCCAAACCACCAGTCCCAAATTCCTCAACAGGATATCAGACCCTAGTCCCATGCCGCCGGATGCAGTGAATAACAGATTAAAACTTCTTAATCGGCAGCGATATACATGACTGGAAACATGTTAGAATCATAGTCAAAACTCATGTGTGTATTCGGTGAGGTGGTCGCAACATACCATTATTGCCTCTGACAAAGGCGTCGCCGTAGCTTCTTCGCTTGGCGCCATTAACATACTCCTCGGTCTTTTCCAGGGCAATGTTCATGTATCCATCCACAGACTGCAGCTCCCCTATTTTCATTTTACCTGTCAGTGGGATTGTCCTCTCTCAAAAGTTGGGCGGGACTCACCCTTGTAAACAACACCTGAGTTAAGCTTGACTGTGACAGGATGTCCAATGATTTCGCTGAGCCAGCCTGATGGGTCTTTGCCCTCTCCCTGAGTTATAGCGCCGTTCTCCATGATTAACTGAGTGACCGGTTGATAGTATCGGGCTGTTTATTCACAGAATCGATGTCGTAATTGAGCGTGGCTCTATTCTGGATGAGTGGGTTGAGTGAATGAATGAGTTGAGTGTGATGTGTTGTTGCAAGGGGTGAGTGGTGATTGCAATCTGGGCCcactttcttctctttcaacGCATACGCACGGGCCACGTGGAAGCTCCGGCGGCCCCCTGAAGGCAGGTGCAACTCCAGTTTCACCAACCAACATGGATGGATGAGATGTCTGCCTCAATATGATCCAACTCTGCAGTTCCCCGAAGAGACATGTATATACATACATTTCTATCCAATTCCCAGTGAATCTGATACATTTGTATCTGCTGCAATTCTGAGaatcctccttcttgtctttttcGTATGATTTTCTCCAAGTGACTCACTCACCCATCTCATCTGGACCAGCCTTATTCACTACCTATCAACAACCTGCCCGGTctgacaaccaccactgACCAAGATTCCATAAGTGAATAGAGAGCGGTTCCTATTTTGACTGGCATAAGTATCAGGAACTTGATTTCTGACTTTCTTTTCAACCATCACCTTCTTTGCTCTACAGTAGGCCTCATCGTTCCCCCAGTCAAGCTATTCAAGTCAGTCACTCATATCGGCCAAGCACCAGAGCCTGACAGTACTTCCAGTCTGCTCGTTTAATTTTATCAAGACTCTCATTTAACTCTACTGGTCTTTAATATATACCTTCCATCTATTAGCCGGAGCTCTTCTATCCATCATGGGCGGCTCAGCCTTCTCAGACCTGGAGAATCCTCCATACACTCCTCGCATGCCCACAGATATCTACGAGCAGGTAAAGGCATCTTGTCATACCTCTCTCGAAAAGATTTTCCTCCACGTGGCCACCCCCGTCGAGGGCCCTGCCAAAGCCGACCACGGCGACATCGACATCCTCGTCGCAAACGAGCGGCGTCTCACACTTCAGGATTCCGATGAAGACACGACTCCCTCGCCCTTGCCCACACTACACACCAAGATCCGAGAAGCACTAGGCGCAGAATTCCACAAAGCCgtccacaacaccacaaacctAGTCGTCCCTTGGCCCGGCTCCAACGGACAAAAACACATCCAAGTTGACGTCCGTATCTGCAAGAACGAAGAGGAGCTAAACTGGGTGagcccccccccttctttcccccagAACACAACCCAAACTAACATCCCCTCAACAGTACCTCTTCAAGCACGGCCACGGCGACCTCTGGAACCTCCTCGGCTCCACCATCCGCCCCTTCGGCCTGACAGTAGACGAATCCTCCCTCTGGATCCGCATCCCAGAAATCGAAAAATTCGACCGCAAAAAGGCCAAAATCCTCCTCACAAAATCCCCAACCGCAatcctcaccttcctcgGCATCAGTCTCGAGCCGTTCAAGTCCGGCAAGCCTTTCCCAACGGTGGAGGCCCTCTACGAGTACGTAACCACCTGCCGCTACTTTTTGGTCCGCCCCGCCTCGGAAGAAAATGACGGCGATGGCGCTGGCCTTGTggggggcgaggaaggcgtcAAAAAGCTCAAGAGCAATGACCGGCAGAGGATGAGGCAGCGGGCTGTGTACAGGAGGTGGATAGAGGAGTATATCCCCAGTCTTTGGGAACAGGGC
It contains:
- a CDS encoding uncharacterized protein (COG:A; COG:T; EggNog:ENOG503NY3C), whose amino-acid sequence is MGDTPLQHGAPTEFLGKDAPPGTLSVSSSSLGPGHIAAEHPSVYPSTRPQQQPDAGSQHAFATQLEMTHQQRTGGFDMNSMANALPQQAYRPGPYGQSPQRYNAPGISSPGTAPQIPVSQYGAPNAMGPAAPSPQYYIPQPHMAAQYYPTPLPPQQPMGANMPPRGDVNYYGSHVVVNQQHHPGAHYYYPPTAHFAGQSPHVATQLMHGQYAQSNLHHLDAGAQHPHLNNQGVPIHSPAHHGTPSTESRQNNVVRGPPRKPRQSGHAIWIGNLPPQTELMSLVHHVCKEADGLESLFLISKSNCAFANFKDEQSCIAAQRKLHDSKFMTVRLVSRLRKSTVEGPAGITAPTGPAISSTPTVTAAQEQAATIGADSDETKTPASSTPAAAADSSVTSPKVESGSSQKDRFFVLKSLTVEDLELSVRTNIWATQSHNEETLNNAFKDSDNVYLVFSANKSGEYFGYARMTSPINDDPAAAIEFAPKAQSSADVDLPKAIATEATEFAPKGRIIDDSARGTIFWEADRGDQTPDGGQDEESGGSVGGDGGSVQGVEQENGVGAESKAWGKPFRLEWLSTARLPFYKTRGLRNPWNSNREVKIARDGTELEPSVGRRLIGLFNRIQSPAMPIIPGMGPGPVPVHVPVSTAGIPLAAGGYPMPPNVLMR
- a CDS encoding uncharacterized protein (EggNog:ENOG503P2JN; COG:O) → MFSRSFYGADPSFTPLFRLLDDFDNYSREVQGNGNDNHQNGSRNSRRAIRTFTPKFDISESADAYELHGELPGIAREDLSIEFTDPQTIVIKGKVERTRTAGTPPAGLLENNGQASKAITESGEDQHPSHKVTVEDEKPEDEKATSTTTVAKTGENKEAATHHKNKQPETKFWLQERSIGEFSRTFSFPSRVELDGVKAGLDNGILTVVVPKAKKPQVHKVPIC
- a CDS encoding uncharacterized protein (EggNog:ENOG503P1ZJ; COG:Q); its protein translation is MSTTAISFRLPKAASQGFQNASAYDTHRPSYPQEAVTSLLSALGLLGKQNTKILEIAAGTGKFTELLANREEGFNVIAVEPHGDMRGQLAGKGLKGVDVRDGHAGRLAVEDEEWADGYIAAQSFHWFANEETLKEAHRVLKKGRGLGAIWNIEDYNKPREWKATTTWEEKLNSWIYSISSDGQPRFRDGQWRGALENQQLFALPLSEETVKWTVWLSEGALWSRINTLSQVAILEGSEREAAVRVFKEALQSPDVERNEKGEIALHGVTYFVWTKKLDS
- the LSM6 gene encoding U4/U6-U5 snRNP complex subunit lsm6 (COG:A; EggNog:ENOG503P6ZD); its protein translation is MENGAITQGEGKDPSGWLSEIIGHPVTVKLNSGVVYKGELQSVDGYMNIALEKTEEYVNGAKRRSYGDAFVRGNNVMYIAAD
- a CDS encoding uncharacterized protein (EggNog:ENOG503P1C0) — its product is MGGSAFSDLENPPYTPRMPTDIYEQVKASCHTSLEKIFLHVATPVEGPAKADHGDIDILVANERRLTLQDSDEDTTPSPLPTLHTKIREALGAEFHKAVHNTTNLVVPWPGSNGQKHIQVDVRICKNEEELNWYLFKHGHGDLWNLLGSTIRPFGLTVDESSLWIRIPEIEKFDRKKAKILLTKSPTAILTFLGISLEPFKSGKPFPTVEALYEYVTTCRYFLVRPASEENDGDGAGLVGGEEGVKKLKSNDRQRMRQRAVYRRWIEEYIPSLWEQGLHVRSDVSVKKMRASVQEDAFAAFDVEVEWNARLKEWRLQKNVEATRKLIKEVIPADVTDVNYRGCLLSGLKKIIMEDGDSAGFEFVSRPDFKNEDGLYDEEVIRRFVEEKIDEIGKVALEVQLERSRAAMQKKREKMASAAE